One Gadus chalcogrammus isolate NIFS_2021 chromosome 7, NIFS_Gcha_1.0, whole genome shotgun sequence genomic window, TCCGAGGTAGATTTTCATAAAGagtagacaaggttatacattttgaaatggtgtatttgtgttaCATTAaacataaacccatccttttttatagttgacggggaaattttatatcctagattagaattgttatacttggttcaacagaacgatcagtgtaagagtgtttgcCAACATAATTCATAATGATAGCATGAACAATTTGCGCAACATTCGTACATTTATGTATCTGCTCAAGTACGTCACTTGTGCGGAATCGCCGGGAGTTGGATCCAGACAACAAGAGGGTATGCTGTCGCCAGTGTGTGGAAGATTAGGGAAACATTTATGTATACGTGTCAATGTTTGCAAATAAaaattgtaaataaatattgtatatggttttaaaatgtttctctttttttaaaagAAGAGATGTTTGCACCACCTTTCTTTCATTTGTTCAATAATGCATACTTTTTGattagaaaaatatttattttggatattGAATAAAATGCAAGTGACAGTTCTTCATGGTTAGTTTTGTGCCAACGGCTGTGTAGTATCTTCTTGATGGTTCTCTTGATTTCCTCGTGACACTTGTACCCGCACAAGTTCGGATGTGAGTGGCTGTACCGGGGCAAGCATGCCGAGACATCTTGGGTCATCAAGCAACAATGCTGTTTGCCAACGCTTGTAACTaagaaaaaatacaaagtaATCTTTTTACAAATATGTTTACACACGGGGAACTACACCAAAGGTATAACATGGCTAAAGCTATAATGGAGGTTCACGTCTCGTAAAATGTAACAGTTCTGTTACCGAAAAATATGCGCTAACTAGCAGCTCTCGTGCAGGGTACTGCATTATATGGCCAGCCGGACATATCAAATGATATAGGCTACACtcaggcccgccgctccctatacgcagagtacgcagagtgcgtagggtaccaagtacctgagggggcacaaaaaaaaaaggtttgtaaataaataaaaataaaaaatacatcattgaattaaaaatatatgtacattagttatgaagaggcccaccgttgtttgttctaaattgtataacctatcactcaatttcgtcaaattagatgtttttacctaatatataaaatGGGGCTCCCCCCCACACTCTGAGGCACTCAAATACCAGTCAATGATCtattctaaataaacaagaacctggattcggggatttagcctgtatctgggggacgagacagacgaacagcaaaacaaccatggaaacaaaggtgtttggTAGCGAGTATGCTAACAGCCCAGCAAgtaagcaagctagaaacatacagggctcacaacaaaacggttgagcaaacacatttttacagagactatcaacatcaagaaagccatgaggacaaagttcacccaagggtacttacaatttcaaaagcaacacagcCAAGTCGGCGtccgatttgcagtcttctttttctttccgttcacgctattcctgaaaagctcccctaacgtttactcgtgtctggcctctctgtcggtcgtCTCCCTTTTcccttcttctgttcctccgacattaggtttctctgtctctttttagtcggctgatccatgatgaatgtaacaatcccttcgctacttgtgtttatatcgagccggttccgtgtttgtgggtctgtagtGCCATAAAACAATTCGCTACTTCGCAAAACCCGAGACTCCCGCAAGAGTGGGCGGCGAGTCGCCGGCAGAAACTGGCATGTtccctttctccgccaagatgcgctgGGGGGAGTCGAAGCAGCGACCAATCGAACCAAAAAGTGTAATagaaccatcacaatgactcttgacctgttatattaaggtaaattaagccaaaaaagttgcatagttcccctttaaacCCATGTGGTAAGTCATGGGGATTTAAGATCAGGTTAATAAACAAGGTGATGGATAGATTTGAATGAAAGACCTCACTTCGTATAATCTGTAACTTCATGtcactaatgtttaatatgtaACCCTTGTGTTCGTAATgcttcaattactgtatggaaTGTACTTTTGGATATCGTGGAAGTGAATGTCGAGGGCCCGTAGTTTAGAGCATTGTGATTGGCCAAGGACATCTTAGGGGAGGCCACACAATAAGGATATAACGCAGAGCTCCGAGACTGTTCGCTAGTTCTTTGCAAACCAACTCAGGTGATGTTGTTACTCTCTGCGGTGACAATAAGCCGTGATCATTCAACCCTAGTCCTTCTTAACATCTCGTAATTTTAGGCTGTGGGTTTTATCCACGACATTCTGCAGTATCGTTTTTCCAGTTTCACGCTATGTCCGTGGGTTCTTCTTGGTACAGCTAGTCTAACGCCTcacctcgtgcccactacctccgtccgttgactgatccccattgactttgaatggggatggacgcgcaatgcattgtggatccgtccgttccgttggagccttcggctccgtcaaaaagttgaacatttttcaactttttcggcagcgacggatccgtcatccaatcagatcgcgtatgcaaatttaagcactgtgaggcgactcgggctctgatgatactggaaagcgggaaagcgggtcatcttgcatcgcaacaagcaggaagaagcgggaagaacccggcgaagcgatttgattggctgacggatgcctctgcaaagactactcccccatccgcaggccacgccttcccacgtacgttgactgacggtgcagtgggcatgtagggtcatgcccactgcctccgtccgttgactgatccccattgactttgaatggggacggacgcgcaatgcattgtggatctgCGCTctgtcaaaaagttgaacaattttcaactttttcggcggcgacggatccgtcatccaataaGATTGCGTATGCAAATtgaagcactgtgacactactcgtgctctgacgaccctggaaagctcccccatccgtcagccacaccttccgacgtcctttgactgacggtgcagtgggcacgaggctaCTAGCTGGGTATCCGAGGTTGCCCTGCCTCTATAGTCTCTGATCTGTTCTCGCTTGCACGCTGTTTAGATACGGAGTAGGCACGGCCTCTATGACGTAGTACATGTGATACTATGTTGTTGAGTGACCGCCTCCGGCTTCCTCGTATGTGTGATGGTGCTGCCATCTTGTGGCAATGTGCAGTTATTACAGCTTATATGCTTGGTCCTGCTCCCTTTGTGGCTATGTgcagttattgcagcttatatGCTTATTTGCCTCACATGTCCCCACGGCTACGCCTGTAGAATAGGGACGGCAGATTCAGCAATCTGATCCTCTCCCCATAGGGTTGGTTCCTCATTTCCAACCCTATCTTGCTAGGAGACCAGACCGACACCCCAGACTCAAGATGTCAATTTAATTGATCGATGGGTACACCTTTGTATCGTCTGTATATTGCATTGCGAAGCTGGAGATAATGTCTGGCCGGTCGTTGATGAATACTATGATTAGAAACGTAGGCTTATGCCGTAGGCTTGTCGTTTCTGGATCAGGACAGTGTCAAAGGCCTTCTGGAAGTCTAGATACAGAATAGCTAGGTTTGATCCTTCATCCAGGAGTTCCGTCCAATGGATGAGTACCATCAGTAGCTGTAAGGTGGTGGACCGCTTAGCTCTGAAACCATGCTGTGTGTCTGAGAGGAGGCTATTATGCTGTAGGTGGTTCGTCATGTGTCGCCTCACTACTTTCTCAAGGAGTTTGCCCACTGTTGACGTCAAGCTCACAGGTCCGTAATTTCTCGGCTGCGATTTCCGATTTCTGGACTTAAAGGCCTTTGATCTCATCTTGGCTTCCTTCACTATTAGCTTCTCGAAGTCTCTTCTCAGTTGTAGGTTCATGTTTTGTGACACGTTCCTCTTCCTGGGGTATTTCTCATAGTCTTCTTTGCTGCCTGTGTATGCATAGTACCTCTTCAATGCCCAGTATTTCTTCTTGCAGCTCTTCCTGGCCTTGCCATTCATCCACAGCGGTCTGGTCCATTTCACGCTTCTCTGTGTGCATCATGGGACATAGTCAACAGCTTGCTGGTACTTGTCCTTGCTGTAGTTCCATTTAGCGGCTCCATGACTTCCCAGTTTGTGTCAAAGAACTTCCTCATCTTTGCATATAGTCAACTCGGTTTATACTGTGCTTCAGGGTCTCCGATTTGGTAATCACTGGTTCAACATCTATTGTGAAAATCAAGCATAATTGATCACTTTTACCCAGTGGTTCTGTGTATGTGACGCTTGTAATAATCTCTTCCTTGTTGCTTAGGACTAGGTCCTGTAGGGAAGGTGTCTGTCCGAATCTGTATCTGGTAGGTTCTGTGATGTGTTGCGTCCAGAATTCGTCTTGAATGACATCTATGAACATTTTCTCGTCTCTGCTAACACAGTTTTGGTTTTCCCAGTTGATTCCCGTCATATTGAAGTCACCCACTACTACTCTAGTTCTTGGCGTTTCCTCTGCAAGTGCCACTCAACATATCTCTCAGTCGTTTGTTCTTTGCGGTACTGCGCGGGCTGTGGTATATGTGCCCTGAGTAGAATTCTGTTCCCATCTGTTGATCTCATTATGCACCATAGTTGTTCCTTGTGAGCTGCTGCAGACAGAGCTTCTTCTCTTGTCACTTCCAGGTGATTGGCAGTATATATCAGCACTCCTCTATTGCTATGATTCCCTTCCATCAGCTTGTAATCTTTAATGCTGAACTCCACTGTTGCGTCCACCCAGGTGTTCGTCTTGTTCTAGGTAAGGGACTTGGTTATGGCTATAATGTCAGGCTGGTCTCTGTTGATGCGCAGCTTCAGCATGTTGCGTTTCCCGAGTAAGAAGTCTGCTTTTGTGTACATCTAATCTACAGATACATCTAATACCTCTCGTTTGTCTAGTGGTAGTCTCTTCACCCGCATCCCCATCCATCGTATTCTCTTCAGTATCTCTGGAACTCCCGTGATTGTAGATTCATCTGGAAGGAGACTATTGTCCATGATTTGGCTTGATCCGCTTCCGAAGTCAGAGGAGTCATCTTCGCCTAGATCTGCGGTTTCCCCATCCAACTGCACATCATTTCAAAATATCTCTATGTCGTCCCCCGTGTCATCACCAGTTACTCTAGTTGCATTAAAACCTTCATTATTGCAACATTAAAACTTGATCCTAAAACCTGAATAAAATGCCTGGTCCCCTTCTTGGTTGTGGGTCCTACTCATCTTCTCCTTGTTGCTGGTCTCCAGTCACTTGTTCCACTGATTGTTCACCACTCTCTTCTCTCGTCTTTATTTCGTCTCTCAATGTTTTGTTGTACTCTCACCTTCTTGGACCCATCTGGTGTAATGTTAATGTGTTTCAGTTCTTCTATGTTCAGTAGCATCTTGGCATTGTTCAGCAATATTCTTTTCTGGCTGAACTGTCCTACTTTTGTCAATAGTGCGCCACGAAGAATCCTACGTATAGACTTATCAAACTTGTTTACCTCTATAGGCGTGGTTCCCGAGCGGTTTCTTGGGAAACACTCCTTACGTCGTTTGTACACAGCACTGTCCAGAAAGAAAGTGCTGAAGTCGATTGCTCAGAGTTCAATTTTCCATTTCATGCGCAGGTGCATGCACAGCGTTCAAAAAAATATTGTAGTCTTTGCGAATAAAACATTGCTCAACATCCTTCTAGTAGGcttgaacatttatttaactattggtGAACATACTACACATACTACACACATATTACTACATACATATATGGAAAATATACAGAAATCCATAAAATGTACACAAAAAATACAGAACAAATACTTACTGGTACTCCATACAAGTGCTCCACAAAGCAACAACCCGCACACACCACGTCTTCACATCCAAGATTAACAAGTTGTCCACCGGTAAGCACAAGAAAGAACGGACCAAGATGCACCGGGCGCAGCATTAAATAGCAATATACGTTGTAGGCAGGTCTTTGGTCTATAGTTGGGCTGGAAATTGTCAATCCAATCTGGAAACAAATCTAGACAAACAATATTGCTATATGAAAGCTGAGATTCAAATGAGTCCAACGGTAGGCCTAGAAGCCTCATCATTTATCATTTTGTGAGCTTATTTTGAACTGTTAAGGAATAAGGTCAATAACATACCTTTCCAAGTAActaccaccaaacacacacacacacacacacacacacacacacacacacacacacacacacacacacacacacacacacacacacacacacacacacacacacacacacacacacacacacacagacgcgcacaatcagaacagctcagctattttatattttatctcaaatgtattcaaacttgatcACTTTAGCTATTTATTTAactcttcactttatttgtttccaaccattttattttttttaaatggtgtgtaCATtctttactccatttagactctgTTCAAATaatttcacttgatttaagccatttctCATTTATTTGCGTCTTAAACGATGTGGTTTACTAAACCATATTTTACAGGAAATACATTATGTAGTACTGATTCTGATTATGTTGGTGTTTTGTCCATGTTGTTTCATCCCGCCCTGCAGGCGGCACTGTGGGGCATAATATGTGCTGCTCAGGTGACCGAGTGAAGAAGAAGTCCGTTACTACGCAACGGCTATAACGCTCATGGCTTCCTTGAAACTGTGTTCTGGTTCTGATCTGTTCCTTAACATCATGGTGGTTCACTCTTCAAACAGAAAGCTTCCAGATCATTGATGTAACGAGGCTTTATAGCTGTTTATCCATCAATGAACACGGGAGCAGGTGTCTGGAGACTCGGACCCAGACGGTAAAGTTTAGCTGACCAAGCTCGACCCCTATCCCTAGTTTAATCTTTTGGTTACCTTCACATCATCAATGGCAGAAAGCTGGAATACAGACACGAGTGAGGCTGTGTACCGATCGAGAGATGCTATCAAAAACCTCAGGATATCGTAAGTAATCTTTTACCTTTTGGCCTTCTTCCATCTCGCTAATTCGGCCTCACGTCACCTCCAACACATCATGAAACTACATTAAAGACCTCGAACCCATCCGGAAACTACATTAAAGACCTCATTAAACTACATTAAAGACCTCCAACCCGTCAGGAAACGACATTATAGACCAACAATACTGACCGCCTTACAATGTAATCATGATGATGACTCATTTAAATGGTTTTGGTGTCTGCTGTCGGGTGTCTCAGGGTGCGTGTGGAGAGGGTGACTTCCAGCGTGGTGCTGTCCCAGCATCTCCAACAGACAGTGCTGTCCCAACAGAACCCAGGGGTCATTGAGCTGGACACCCTGACCCCGCAGGCCCAAGCTGGTACTTTTCACGCAGTGGATACTCTGTTAGTAACAGATGAATGTGCACTTTAAGTATTGTAGTGTTCACATCTGCACTTAGTAGTACATATGATAATACAAGATCTGACTTGTGGTAGTTTACCCTATTTTGTGAGTAAAATATAAAAACCATTGATCAAGAATCCTAAGTATGCACTCCTCCTTGCAAAAAATACAGCACAACActgtcttttttctctctctctctctttctctctctctcgctctcgctctctctcgctctctctcgccctctctagGAGATAATGTGGAAGAGCTTGTGGTGCATTGGCAGGAGAAGCTTTTCAGCCAGGTACCAGTACAGGCCAGTTAGTTTGAAGTTAGAATGTCTAGGATCTCTTCTAATGTCTCTCCTTATTTCTTAATGCTCAACCGTTACCTGTTGGACCACCATTGTGTTCTTCTGTGTGTTCAGAGTGAGATGGATCTCTTCCAAAGCGAGGCAGCATGCCACAGTCCTCTGGAGAAGCAGTACCACACAGAGGTCAGGGCCCTCCTCCGGACCAAGGGTCGACGCAACCAGAGGGTCTTCACCTACACCGAACACGACCGCTTCACCAGCCTTCAGCAGCTGGTGGGGCTCCAGTGGCATGCACATGTTTCCACGAAAACACTGACagacgcacgtgcacacacacacacattgtgaaaTGCATGATGGACCTGAGGAAATGTAACTTTATTATGTGCAAGTACGAATAAGCCCACCCTTGTGATAAAAacactctgtttgtgtgttccaCGGTTCTCTATTTAAAACTCTGATGTGATtatttcaaaaaaataaatgaaacagcACAGTGAAGACTCGGTGACCACAGCCCAGTCGGCCCCCACCTTCCTGGCTGAGAGGATGTCCACGGTCAGAAACCGACGCCAGGAGAGACGCACCGTGTAGGTCGTCCTGTTGCTAGGATCGGCCTCCACCTCATTGGAAGGCTTTTAGACTAACAATTTTAAAAAATGAACAGTAATATGCAGGAATATATTTTTACTTTGTTATTTAATCGGCTGGCTGAAGTATTTCCAACCTAGTAAGAGGCAACACTCATACCGTTATCATTGTAAAACGCACCCCTCAGTATCTGGATTATCTCCCAAAGCTACGTTGCTGAACAATTTAAACCGGTGTTCATGGTGCTGTGGTCCGCCCGCAGAGACTGCAGTGTTCCCCGGTCTAAGATGATTACCTGGGAGCCCTCGCACGACTTTGTGAAGAGCAGTCATGTGGTGACCAACGCCATGACAACCATGCACATCATGGCTGACCTGGGACCTCCGGGCAGGTGAGTGGAGGGGGAACCATCACATGCGGCCATGTTCTGACCTCAGGAAACCTAGCTTGTTGTGTGTAGAACCTCCCCATGTCATGTAGTCTTTGGTTGTGAAATGTTTGCATAAGTAGCTATTAGTGGAGCCATGAAGCTGAATTTGTCTGGATGCAGTCAGACAGCTGGGTCAATAAAGTTACAGAATATCATACTTGTGAGAAGTATGGATTCATTCGTTAAGGCTGATTATGTTAGAACTAATGTCATCtaccttcccttcctctctacaTGTTTCTCTGCCAATTAGAAGTGCTGCCATTCACCTGTGAATTAGGGGTAACATGGATACTGACAACCAATCaaggaagagatgccctgataaGCCACGAGCAGTATAGAAAATGTTCCCATCCAAAAGCAGGCGTTGTCAAACAGTACAGAATATTCCCAAGGAGCGTTTCCCTCACTGATAGCCGATGGATGGCTTAGGCATTCCTTAAAAAAATGTGAAATGTAAATAACTACTTACTTCCATAGTaatcgtacctacagcaccttttaaTGGAATTATGACGAATGATTGTATTCACTATCCAGGCGTAAATGTTGCAGAACCCTCTTGTCTTGTACTgtaccgtctgtgtgtgtgtgtgtgtgtgtgtgtgtgtgtgtgtttccaggttGGGCCTCAAGGAGAATGAGTGTCTTCTGTTCACTGTGAGGACGGACGGAAATGGCGTTGTCCTCCTGAAACCAGACTTTAACAAAGGGAAGGAACCATACAGGTAGGTCTATAACGGGAACCGTTCCTCATCAGCTTTATCCTTTGGTTAATGTTggggtcctctcctctctcagacACCTCTCACTACACACCTCCCCCTCTTGTTGATGAGACCCAACAAGAGGTATCTCTCTGATAcgacatgtctgtgtgtgactcgCAGGGTCGAGACCAACGGAGAGAAGAAAGAAGTGTGGCGTCTCACTCTGGACAACGTGTCGACGGCAATGGCGGCggaggacaaggagaaggagcagcaCATGTACAAAGATGTGAGCTCTTCTCACGTCAAGCTGAATGTTTAACAGACCGTTAAACCTGTCTATTAAACCTGACTTCAGCTCTCCTTACATCAAGCGTCAGGTGTAATAGACCAAACCAACCATGGTTTGGCTGTTATTAAATCCTTTGACCTAGGTCAAAGGATTTAATAACAGCCAAACCATGGTTGGCTACCAAGGCTATTATTACTGAATACCTTATGCTATCCACAGCTATACTCACGGCACAAAGACTACCTTAACAGCTTGGTTGGACATGATTTTGAAATGGTGAGTCAATGTAAAATGGGGTAATTTATTTTTAAGAGGGACAATTTCTGTTTGAGAAAGGAGATGGCTTGCCAGCCTATACTAATGTTTGTTGATTGATGCATTTCCTCTAGCCACCACCAGGAGTCCTCCGTCTCATGGTGAACGGGGAGATCGGTGAGTGAGACCCATTAGACCAGGGGTTCCCAACCCTTTTGTTTGTCAATTAGAATGCATCATTTTAAGATGCATCATTTTTAAACAAAGGATGGGGCTGTTTTTCAAAATGGTTTATGTGTCATATTCACAAATTCAAAAACTACAATATATACTTATAAGACAAACACAGGAAAAGTCACCTCCGACTTCAATAAAAAGTAGTGCAAAGACAGTCCTTGATTTTCAGATTAATTCACTAAATGTTTCCCTTTTCTCCACTACAAATAAGTATATTGAGTCTATGCTTTGGAGGAGATAACATGACTCGTGTATCCTAAGTTatgcaaaaagaaaatatatatttatttttttgtggaaACAGTTCAAGGCCAGGTT contains:
- the mks1 gene encoding Meckel syndrome type 1 protein; this translates as MAESWNTDTSEAVYRSRDAIKNLRISVRVERVTSSVVLSQHLQQTVLSQQNPGVIELDTLTPQAQAGDNVEELVVHWQEKLFSQSEMDLFQSEAACHSPLEKQYHTEVRALLRTKGRRNQRVFTYTEHDRFTSLQQLHSEDSVTTAQSAPTFLAERMSTVRNRRQERRTVDCSVPRSKMITWEPSHDFVKSSHVVTNAMTTMHIMADLGPPGRLGLKENECLLFTVRTDGNGVVLLKPDFNKGKEPYRVETNGEKKEVWRLTLDNVSTAMAAEDKEKEQHMYKDLYSRHKDYLNSLVGHDFEMPPPGVLRLMVNGEIVSALGFEYDNLYVHFFMELPNNWSTLPFQPLSGVTQTCRTKTIGKESVALFSYPFSFEAFHLRENESQESLPQWPVLYFKVLSLDYWQRYRTEGYGYLVFPATPGKHVVTCHTWRPLQTGTVSGLRRFFIGGSPELEDHSYVRVPGTFKGDRLSRFGFCTETTGSLVFNLHCLQHARAFVDARDLRKKRQSVVDQLGGFSQQGAVYNIMEAFQRARRRMQEARESLPGDLINTSAQTQSMI